The Styela clava chromosome 3, kaStyClav1.hap1.2, whole genome shotgun sequence genome includes the window GAAACAGTGTTtgatttttgtacattttttcCATCAAATCAGATTTTTAATAATGACTGAACACATGTATCTGGCGACTACATTCCAATACAGCCTGATGTTTCTGGTGCTGAGTTGATTCTTGccaaaattgatttttctttGAATACTATTACATATTTTACCTTTGTTCGGTGGCAATAAATTTGCAATATATCATCAAACATTGTCAGTTTGTAGTGATTATCATAtgaaattgggaaaaaattcTGCAGCTCATCAGAGGTTAATAAAGGAAACATTCCAAGGTGTTGATatacatttagaaaatttattaGCACTAAGAGAATAATCTATTAATTCCTTTGATCAAAGTAcacggataaaaaaaaaatttaattagtGACCTGAAGGTTTCTCGCTTGTGCCATCAGTCACATCTTATAGAAAATTCATTAGAAATATAGCTATGTATATTTGCTACAGGTGGCTTTGGAATGAGTAGCATGATGTTTTAAAGCGTCCATATACTCTTGTTGTGAATTAGCTAATACTTTAGATAAGACCTGCCACTCTTCATCCTCAGCCACCCAATCACCGGTAGATGAGTTTGTAGCAGTACGATTGAACTTCTTAGGGAATTCTTTCACTATTTTGGGTGTTTCTGGTTTAGAATAAATGTTCGAAGCACTGGGTTCTCGAGGGGGTGAAAGTTTTGCATTAGCAAGTTTTGGCTGTATTTCTTGAATTTTGCTTGATTTTTGTTCAATATATTCCATGTAAGATTCACGTGCCACCTGTTCTAATATGGCATCATCGGTGCTTTCCCAGTCGGTGGCTTGAACCTTGTCATTCAACATCTGTTGTTCCCATTCCTCACATGAAGCTTCTAGAGCAGAGTTTAGCATGCCTTTATCAACCATTCCAGGATTGAGAGAAGGAAGTCCTAGCCCAACACCTATTGTTGCTTTATATGGATCTATGACGGCATTATAATGTGAATTTTGATGATAGCTAACTCTTATTGGTGGGTTTGCAGTTAAATGACTAGCTTGAAAGGTATTTATGGGTTCTGTTGCATACTGGTAAACCTCAAATGGACGATTATAAAGTTCCGCCATGGCTTGCATTTCCAAATGATTACCATACTCAGTTAAATCACGTTTTCGGTCTACATATGAATGGAAGTCTTCTGTTACATAATTACTGTAATAATCAGAATTCTTAATCATGTAATTCATGCAATTTTTGCGTACTTCATCATGCATATTTTGATCTCCATATACTTGATCAGCAACTGCTCTGAACAAACAAGCTCCATCCTCTCCCATTGGTCTTATTATGAAGCCACGAACCTTTTTTAGTTTTTCTTCAAATTCACTTTCAAGTGTTTTAAAATCTACTCCACGATGTAATTTTTGCAAACGATTCTGATCATATTCATCATCAGAGTTATGTTTTGCATCATTCACTTCATTTGTGGTATTTTTATCTAAACCAGAACACGATGTATCCAACATACTGCTTGGGGAACTGTGGGAACTTTTGGGGAAATTggaaatattagaaaatttgtCTGGATTTACTGTCATAGCCCTTAGAAACCCAGTCGCTTCATTGGGGAATTGTTTATATTGCCCATCCATATCATTAGCTATGAATGGATTTTCATTTCCCAGTGTTGTTCCTGTTCCATAAGGCCTAACAGCAGCACTGGTATTGCTGTCAGTGCTTTCTGCAATTTCTTCAGTTTGCAAGTGCACACGATGAACTTGAACACTGGTTTTCATATGAGATTTTGATAATTTGTTACTCTGGCCATATGGAGCAGACCTTCGATTTTTCTTTTTATGAGATATCTTCTTATCAGCACTCTTTTTCCCGTGTCGAGCTGAATTTTTGACAGGCTGTGAAGATGAAGGCATGTTCATATCACTTGTT containing:
- the LOC120343486 gene encoding OTU domain-containing protein 5-A-like, translating into MTILDREVTAKNKEETGQSRKQNHDNGNRKQKSRSGHSGYRPSSQHRSGQVSPANDFNFWRDPMVGHRNPRIEVPPHEAERVNIHEDLALRNHLKPRGLSKSSAVPTQSDSLTAMIETTSNEMSHSVVDGNCIQLGIPKISQTSDMNMPSSSQPVKNSARHGKKSADKKISHKKKNRRSAPYGQSNKLSKSHMKTSVQVHRVHLQTEEIAESTDSNTSAAVRPYGTGTTLGNENPFIANDMDGQYKQFPNEATGFLRAMTVNPDKFSNISNFPKSSHSSPSSMLDTSCSGLDKNTTNEVNDAKHNSDDEYDQNRLQKLHRGVDFKTLESEFEEKLKKVRGFIIRPMGEDGACLFRAVADQVYGDQNMHDEVRKNCMNYMIKNSDYYSNYVTEDFHSYVDRKRDLTEYGNHLEMQAMAELYNRPFEVYQYATEPINTFQASHLTANPPIRVSYHQNSHYNAVIDPYKATIGVGLGLPSLNPGMVDKGMLNSALEASCEEWEQQMLNDKVQATDWESTDDAILEQVARESYMEYIEQKSSKIQEIQPKLANAKLSPPREPSASNIYSKPETPKIVKEFPKKFNRTATNSSTGDWVAEDEEWQVLSKVLANSQQEYMDALKHHATHSKATCSKYT